From Seriola aureovittata isolate HTS-2021-v1 ecotype China chromosome 16, ASM2101889v1, whole genome shotgun sequence, one genomic window encodes:
- the nr0b2b gene encoding nuclear receptor subfamily 0, group B, member 2b, translated as MFSLEEKITSRTCSGYQDQHPHTILYNILSWRDSDYLSNKLNSNSVAHNCHCEQRRAVCLKDPKATCQVASGVLVKTVCFMRSLPSFSQLPLGDQSSLLRHCWVPLFVLGLAQERIEFEVSDVPNSSILRQILLRPGLSEKEADQPTLAGVHRLRTCLHQLWELDLSPREYAYLKGAMLFNPAVQGLSAMLFIEGLQWEAQGALREAVLLLHPGDASRFRHILIAASAIQAVSHSLVTELFFKPVIGNANMLHLLSEMLFVP; from the exons ATGTTTTCTCTTGAAGAGAAAATTACAAGCAGAACTTGCTCTGGTTACCAGGATCAGCATCCTCACACGATCCTTTATAACATCTTGAGCTGGAGGGACAGCGACTACCTCAGCAACAAACTGAACTCTAACTCCGTAGCACACAACTGCCACTGTGAGCAGAGGAGGGCAGTTTGCCTGAAGGACCCAAAGGCCACCTGCCAAGTTGCCTCCGGTGTGCTGGTGAAAACCGTCTGCTTCATGAGAAGTTTACCCTCCTTCAGTCAGCTTCCACTGGGAGATCAGTCATCACTGTTAAGACACTGCTGGGTGCCTTTATTTGTGCTGGGGCTTGCACAGGAAAGAATAGAGTTCGAAGTGAGTGACGTACCAAATTCAAGTATCCTCAGACAGATTTTGCTCAGACCGGGACTTTCTGAAAAGGAGGCTGACCAACCAACTCTTGCCGGCGTCCACAGACTGAGAACTTGCTTGCATCAGCTGTGGGAACTGGATCTCAGCCCGAGGGAATATGCTTACCTGAAGGGAGCTATGTTGTTCAATCCAG CTGTTCAAGGATTGAGCGCCATGTTGTTCATTGAGGGCCTCCAATGGGAAGCTCAGGGAGCTCTCAGAGAAGCCGTCCTCCTCCTGCACCCGGGGGACGCCAGTCGCTTCAGGCACATCCTCATAGCAGCCTCTGCCATTCAGGCCGTCAGCCACAGCCTGGTCACGGAGCTCTTCTTCAAGCCGGTTATTGGCAACGCAAACATGTTACATTTATTATCAGAGATGTTATTTGTCCCATAA